From one Phycodurus eques isolate BA_2022a chromosome 6, UOR_Pequ_1.1, whole genome shotgun sequence genomic stretch:
- the nol11 gene encoding nucleolar protein 11-like, protein MATLYEGYTLCGLIPSQNLTNSSIQGVEVERDNDHVIVTDSFRSVTLYKVSDQKPLGSWTMKQGNCLTCPAVYNIHTKEYVTVTDNKVIRIWKEDDVLLDKTFKATVSSDISRVHCVAGGDPVVLFQRGAVRLLDSLLSAPQQTVEEVLAPDETIRWSTNIVAETQQFIVFTTEKKGEHFLYLQKLKPNTLQRYRLEREDSGLSPLSLSASYRDKLIHLLHLYPNGHVYQSVLSVWGQGADEGSQTLLLPRNLLLALSVDEGQLEAASALLLDEAHIAVVGVPHPSAGAGKDFLCIWNINFQTLQAGKEIAGKIFGQLWCYSNKLFIPHGKTLSVIPYGCTKSSLASALGKLKQSRTEESRPLVSVPSWNNILHEDKTQPSRTMETRKLRSARKSQMSPSLTVEQVLELIKTASVEEVQKEVEGLFSRADTQDLNQSVGQLASSLVSRSLADTAFYSPTTLAQLVHTQSLCHSVCPDLVQLALEKKDYFLCQMCLQFFPDIPEAVTCTCLKAFISMPDNEAEKVNLEPDSVSFMETLTSREHGQVGLQNGFNSTSSEDHSDVTMTKADEENKTPPEQSCPVGLQKAALLNEVLQTAYSDDLLLPHLKDLSSQHVILFLQYLHFLYLKYNQETFPQSHGYRSPSLTQIMDWVCLLLDAHFTVLVMTPEAKGLLLNLHSYIKSQVRLFSELGKVEGSLQELQHMKIKQDMGQYSIELIELF, encoded by the exons ATGGCCACGCTGTATGAAGGATACACGTTGTGTGGACTCATTCCATCCCAGAATCTGACCAATTCCAGCATTCAGGGCGTCGAAGTGGAGAGGGATAACGACCATGTCATCGTCACAGACTCATTCAGATCTGTTACTCTTTACAAG gTGTCAGACCAGAAGCCACTGGGAAGCTGGACTATGAAACAAGGCAACTGTTTGACCTGTCCAGCAGTCTACAACATACACACTAAAGAATATGTGACAGTAACAGACAACAAg GTGATCAGAATCTGGAAGGAAGATGATGTTCTCTTGGATAAGACATTCAAAGCGACT GTGTCCTCGGACATTTCGAGGGTCCACTGTGTTGCTGGAGGAGATCCTGTGGTCTTGTTTCAGAGAGGAGCTGTGAGACTTCTTGATTCTCTTCTCTCAGCTCCTCAGCAAACTGTCGAGGAAGTCCTGGCTCCAGATGAGACCATTAG gtGGAGCACCAACATAGTGGCAGAAACCCAGCAGTTCATCGTCTTCACAACAGAGAAG AAGGGGGAACATTTCCTCTACCTGCAGAAACTGAAGCCAAACACACTGCAGAGGTACCGGCTGGAGCGAGAAGATTCTGGACTCTCTCCTCTCAGCTTGTCTGCGTCCTACAGGGATAAACTTATCCATCTGCTTCACCTCT ACCCTAATGGACATGTGTACCAGAGTGTGCTCTCTGTGTGGGGCCAGGGTGCCGATGAGGGGTCTCAAACCCTTTTACTGCCCCGTAACCTGCTATTGGCTCTTTCTGTTGACGAGGGCCAACTGGAAGCAGCTTCTGCCCTCCTCCTAGATGAAGCCCATATTGCTGTTGTTGGCGTTCCGCACCCCTCAGCTGGAGCTGGTAAAG ACTTTCTCTGCATCTGGAATATCAATTTCCAGACACTTCAGGCAGGGAAAGAAATTGCGGGTAAAATCTTCGGACAG CTATGGTGTTATTCCAACAAGTTATTCATTCCACATGGCAAAACCCTGTCTGTTATTCCATACGGATGCACCAAATCTTCACTCGCCTCCGCTTTGGGCAAGCTGAAGCAGTCCAGGACTGAAG AATCCAGACCGCTAGTGTCAGTGCCTTCTTGGAACAACATCTTACATGAAGACAAAACTCAGCCCTCAAGAACAATGGAGACCAGGAAGTTG AGAAGTGCACGTAAGAGCCAGATGTCCCCCAGTTTAACAGTTGAGCAAGTTCTGGAGCTCATCAAG aCAGCATCGGTAGAGGAAGTACAGAAAGAAGTGGAAGGCCTCTTTTCCAGAGCAGATACCCAGGACCTGAATCAGTCAGTAGGACAGCTGGCATCGTCGCTGGTTTCCCGCAGCTTGGCTGATACCGCCTTCTATTCGCCAACCACGCTGGCACAGCTAGTACATACCCAGTCTCTCTGTCACAG CGTGTGCCCTGACCTTGTGCAACTGGCCCTGGAAAAGAAGGATTACTTCCTGTGTCAGATGTGTTTACAGTTCTTCCCTGACATCCCTGAAGCTGTCACATGCACCTGCCTGAAGGCCTTCATTAG TATGCCAGACAACGAGGCAGAGAAAGTGAACCTGGAGCCTGACAGCGTCTCCTTTATGGAAACTCTGACCTCCAGGGAACATGGTCAAGTTGGCTTGCAGAATGGTTTTAACTCCACCTCTTCGGAGGACCACTCAGACGTTACAATGACAAAAGCAGACGAAGAGAATAAAACGCCACCGGAACAAAGCTGTCCAGTGGGATTACAAAAGGCTGCTTTACT GAATGAGGTCCTGCAGACGGCGTACAGCGATGACCTTCTTCTCCCACATTTGAAAGACCTTTCATCCCAACACGTTATT CTTTTCCTCCAGTATCTGCACTTCCTCTACTTAAAATATAATCAAGAAACTTTTCCTCAGAGCCATGGCTATCGATCACCCAGTCTGACGCAG ATTATGGATTGGGTTTGCTTGTTGTTGGATGCTCATTTTACAGTTCTAGTCATGACTCCAGAGGCCAAAGGCCTGCTGCTAAACCTCCACAGCTATATTAAGTCTCAG GTGAGACTATTTTCTGAACTTGGAAAAGTTGAGGGAAGTCTTCAAGAGCTCCAACACATGAAGATAAAACAAGATATGGGACAGTATTCTATTGAGCTTATAGAACTTTTTTAG
- the LOC133404596 gene encoding beta-2-glycoprotein 1-like: protein MEYIFNVLLLGTFFTLVTAQKGNVCLMPELDANIETVNQQRYFGPGAELALTCKLGYTSMLGPRKIVCTENGNWTGTKFMCIAKRCPYPDPLSNGELHYEDTVYQSIINYTCHEGYTLSGPNTVKCQANGTWSTSVPECKPVSCGLAPIPKFGLISFNKKVRENTTYFGTHGTYKCLPPYVLFGNAHAECTASGNWTKTPKCQVVTCPTPENIFNGYMSSNEQRNYEFMETMQYGCNGDYVLAGTFQIVCQKNGDWSEKPACKAPCSVDIKRGRILYKEKKLWIADLEPNKVFHNDIVSVYCLDKVRKCGYAVSTQCIDGKLKIPECHEEPSVLEYTFDSGSLPSEIEEC, encoded by the exons atggaatacattttcaatgtgcTGCTTCTCGGCACATTTTTTACGCTTGTGACAGCACAAAAAGGCAAcg TATGTTTAATGCCCGAGTTGGATGCCAACATTGAAACAGTGAATCAGCAGAGGTACTTTGGCCCCGGTGCAGAGTTAGCACTGACTTGTAAACTGGGATACACGTCCATGTTGGGCCCTCGGAAAATTGTATGTACTGAGAATGGAAATTGGACTGGAACCAAATTCATGTGCATTG CAAAACGTTGTCCTTATCCTGACCCACTGTCCAATGGAGAACTGCACTATGAGGATACGGTGTACCAGAGTATAATCAACTATACCTGTCATGAGGG GTACACCCTGTCTGGACCCAACACTGTTAAATGCCAAGCAAATGGAACATGGAGCACATCAGTACCAGAGTGCAAAC CTGTGTCCTGTGGTCTTGCTCCAATCCCAAAGTTTGGTCTTATCAGTTTCAACAAGAAGGTCAGAGAAAACACAACTTATTTTGGCACCCATGGGACATATAAGTGCCTGCCTCCATACGTCCTCTTTGGAAACGCTCATGCAGAGTGCACTGCCAGCGGCAACTGGACCAAGACACCCAAATGTCAAG TGGTCACGTGCCCTACACCAGAGAACATTTTCAATGGTTACATGTCCAGCAACGAGCAGCGAAATTACGAATTCATGGAGACAATGCAGTATGGATGCAATGGTGACTATGTGCTGGCAGGAACCTTCCAAATTGTTTGCCAGAAGAATGGAGATTGGTCTGAAAAACCAGCCTGTAAAG CTCCTTGTAGCGTTGACATAAAAAGAGGAAGAATActgtacaaagaaaaaaaactctggaTTGCAGACCTCGAGCCAAACAAAGTCTTCCATAATGACATTGTATCAGTCTACTGCTTGGACAAGGTCAGGAAGTGCGGCTATGCTGTGTCAACTCAGTGCATCGATGGAAAACTAAAAATCCCTGAATGCCATGAAG AGCCAAGCGTACTTGAGTATACCTTTGATTCTGGTTCACTTCCATCAGAAATAGAAGAGTGCTGA